The bacterium genome contains the following window.
AGGACTGGCCCGAAGTCTCTAAGGAAGAGGAGAAGGAACTGGACGACATCCTGGAGGGATGGGCACGCAAACACTGCCGCATCTCGTTCTTCATGGTGGATGGCGACAAGGCAGAGGAGGTGCGCATCGCGAAGGCAGAGGAGCCGAAGCAACCGTGAGCGCGCGGCAAGAGAGGATGGTCGAAGCCAGACAGCGCCTCGATGACGCGATCGGCGCGCTCTCCGACCTGTACGAGTACGGCCACCTGCTCGCCCAGACCGAGCCCGACAAGCTCCTGATGCTGGCTGTTGAGGAGATCCGAAAGGCGCGGGACGAGAAGCGCAACGAGAAGAAAGGCACGCGAACACATGGACGATGATGCTGCCAACAAGACTCCGGAGCCCGCTCCGTTCGTCTGCCCATACCACAGGCCGTCTCCACCCTGGACATGGCGCGACACCGTAGGGGTGCTGCTCCTGATTGCCGCTGCGACCGTGCTCACCATCGGCATGTATCACGTCGAAAAGCTGAGCGAGCACTACTGGATCATGTCGGCCTACCTCACGAAGCCCATAACGCTGTACTCTTACCGTGGACATCGTGAGTGGGTAGATCGGGATCGGATCGAGAAGTCCGACGCGGACGACTACGGCCAAGCGTACAGGGAGGGGTACCACGACGGCAAGGGCATGTGCGTGGCCGCGTACAAGAGGACGAAGAGCCCAACTGCGCTCTGGGTCTCGACGGGTTGCATCGACGCCTGCGCTGCCATGCGCAAGGCGGGGGCTCACGACATGAGTGCACAGACGCCCGGACATGCCTGCGAGTTCTTCTGCGAGGCGGGCAACGAGCGGGGCTACGACGATCCGTGGCCGGTTGCGTGCTTCCAGCGGGCGAAGTCGCAGCAGGATGTCCACGACTGCTGGATCGGGGCGGAGAAGAAACAATGACCAGGATGGCTCACCACGAAGAGTGTGGCATCTGCCACAGCGACCACATGTGCGAGCACAGGCTTCCGAAAGTCGAACCTCGCCCTCCGAGCATCTGCCCCCTGTGCGGAGAGCCGATCAACCCGCTCGACGAGATCGAGACCGATCGGGACCGCCTGATGAGGGCAGCGCCCGGCTGCACCACCGATGGGTGGATCGCTCACAAGAGCTGTGTCACCAAGGCGGGCACGTGACCACCCCCAAGACAACGTGCGGGACATGCGGCGGTGACTACCCAGTCGGCTCGACATGTCCTAGCTGCGGTCCCCACAACCCCGGAGCGGCGCTGTTGGGCGCTCTCCGCGGGCACGGCAGTGGCTTGGCACCCGATCCGTTCGAGCAGGCCGAAGCGTGCCCGTACTGCGACATCAAGGACCAAGTGATCAAGGCTGCTGGCGAGCAGATCGAGGCTCTCGAACAGAAGCTCGCTGACGCCGCTGCTGATCGCGACAGGAACGCATCGTCCGTCGAGACACTGATCCGCGAGATTGGCTACAACCGCGTGCTACCGTATGGAGATGTGGGCGCTGCCGTCGAGTACGCCCGCGGGCTGCACGCGAGGATCGCATCCGACGCAAGCGACAACGCCAGATTGTGCAATGCCCTCAACCGGGACAAGACCGGGCTGGCGCAGGCGCTCGTGGATGTCCTGACTGAAGCCAGGGGTCGTCGCTGGCTCGGGCCAGAAGGCGGGTGGGGCTCGTACGAGTGGCAGGAGCACACGACGGACACGCTGCGCAAGGAGATCGAGTGGGCCCTGGACGCCATCGAGACGATCGCGAAGAAGGCGCTCGCCACGTCGGGCGCGCTCGCGACGGAGACGCTTCGGCTCACAGCAGAAAAAGCCCGCGCGATGTGCAGAACGGCGGTAGACATACCCAGCCGCTACGGCATGATCGAAGGCGCGCACCATAAGCAGTGGGTCATCGACCAGATGCTTCGGAAGATGCTCGGAGAAGCGGGCTACGCTACTTGGGTAGCGGGGATGAACGCGGACCCCGACTTCGCACCGTGGGACACGGGGATCGCGCCATGAAGGCCCTCTGCCCCTGTGGCCGCATCGCCACGTGGTTCTACATGCTCTGCACACCCGCTCCGGTCGTGTACTGCGATGCCTGCGTGCCCCGCAACTGCGCCTGCGGCGTCTGCCAGCAGTTCGGAGAAGAGCGTGACGAGCAGGGGCGCTTGACGCCCTGCATTTGGTGGGCCGAAGAGCCGCATGGAGTGGATGATAGCGAGCCCGGGTGGATCGCACACGATCAGCCGTTCGAGCAACCGGAGGCGACGTGAAAAAGCTCAAGGTGCTCCCACCCATGACGTGCGATCCCGGCTGCGGGGACTGCTGCGGTATCGTCCCGGTGACCGAGACCGAGTTCCAGCGGGTCGCTCGATACGCCCGCGAGCACGCCGTCGAGCCGCTGCGGCAAAGGATCACCTGCCCCTGGTTCCAGCAGGGCAGCTGCGCGGTCTACCCGGCGAGACCCCTGCCATGCCGCCTGTTCGGGCACACCCCGGGGCTGGCGTGTCCGAGAGGGCACAGCGCGTTCGTGTGGGAGCGCGAGATTCAGCGCATGATGCGAGCGAACGGAAAGCCCGTAAAGCTGCTGCACGACGTGTTCCCCGACTTCAGGAATGGGATGGCGCTCGACATGTTTATCGATCAGATCCAGCAGGCCGCGCAGTTGTACGCTCGCGACATGAAGTTCGCGGGAGGGGTGTGAGTATGAGTAGGGACGAAGAACCGAACATCATGTTGCCGGATGAAACGCAGCGCATATCGGACCTGCACAACGAGGCCTTGGCTGACCTGAGCATCGCGCTCGACATACTCGAAGATGAGCAGTGGGACGGGGACACGGCTGCGCTACCGGACGAACGCGACAGGGGCTGCGCGACGTGCAAGAACTCGGAGGTGGATGGAGCGCACAAGTGCGATTGTGCCAAAGCCCTGCTGCTGCGCAAGTACGGGCGGAAGGTCAAGATCCAGGGGGATCCTTGAGGCTCAACTGGCACCGTCCCCGAGGCCACCCGATGCCCTTCCGACAGCGCTTCGCTCGTCCACAACCCCTGCGGTGCCGCTCCCTGCCGAGGCCGTCTGTGCCGCCTGCATGCGCCCGTAGCGCCGAGTCGCTGGCCTGCGTGAGAAGGACGAGGCTTGAGATCGCCGTCCAGCAGTTCGAGCAGATCGCGAAGCGCATCCAGATCGAGAACAGCGACACCGGAACCACAGCGTACGGCATCCGGATCGACCGGGGCCTGCTCTCGGTGCGCGTGTTCGTGAACGGCGAGCTTCGCGAGGTGATTGACCTACCAACCAGGGACGAGTACCCTACGATGTCGTACGGGAACCGCGTCTGACCCCACTCGCTGATAAGGAGCTGGCAACATGGATCTGGCCTCTATTGAGCAACTCGCAAATACCATCGCTTCCATCCCTGATACGCGGCCCGACTGGATGAAAAACGTGTGCATGGGAAATGAGGGCTGGCTATATTACAGATTCTTCCACGAGTTCATTCAAAGGCATGGGCCAGCGCGTGTTGTAGATATTGGGACTCACATGGCAGGTTCTGCTGTACACCTCGCCTGCGGCAACCCGCAGGGCCACGTCTACACAATGGACCCGGACCCGAACTCAAAGAACTGCGTCGCGCTTCTTCCGGTGAAGAACATCACGGCGTTCACGGGTACTTCCATGGCTCTGGCGGATCAAATCCGCCGGTTCGGGCCGTTCGACATCGCTGTCATCGACGGCGAACACCACATCAATCACATGTACCCAGAATACGTGTGCTACCGAAGCATGGTGAAAGACGGAGGGCTCATCTTCTTCGACGACGTGAACTATGACCAGTTCCCCAGCATGCGTATTGCCTGGGATCTCATCCCGGACCCCAAAGCGCTGCTACCTACGCTGCACTTCTCTGGGTTCGGCGTCTGCAAGGTAGACCACAGCATCCACGCCCTGGAGCTTCGGGCCGCTCTGCGGCAGAGAGAGCGAAGAGCTACGGCTTGATCGCCTCGAAGAATGAGTCGAGACCTTCGATGCGGTTGTCCACGATGACGTAGGACTTCCTACCGTTCTCGATCATCCACTCCCCGAACAGCACCTTGTACGCGTCGTGCGAGAAGCGCCAGCAGTCGGTCGGATACGCATGGTACCCCCATGCCCAGGCGGCGCTGATGCACAGTAGCCCACTCGGGCGAAGCACGCGATCCATCTCAAGCACGAGCTTCCATGGCATAGAGACGTGTTCCAGGCTGTTCGCTGAAACCACTGCATCCACGCTTGCGTCGGCCAGCGGGATCTTGAATGGTTCCTTCTCGACGATGTCTACGTTCGGACCTTTCTCGATGTCGAACCCGATGTACTTCGGGCCAAACAGCCCGCGCAGGTTCCCATTTACGTCGTAGGCTCCAACATCCAGGACCACCGCATGCTTCGGCACCTTCTTCGCGAACTCCGCTAGTCTATTGTAGCTCTGTGCGTGCATTTTCGTTCTCCCGTTTCAAAAAACCAGTTGGGTTCCATGTAACACAGAACCGCTCCCGATCCCTGTCGCTTGCAAACTTTTTGTTTTCGGCCAGAAATGCCGCGACCGCCTCATAGGGGCCAGGAGAATGGCCGACGTTCAACCCGTGATGGCAAATCGTATCTTCCACGATCAGATAGCTGCCGCACGTTACCACGTCTCCATAGGTTCGCATCACGCTCAGCGTGTGTTCATACGTGTGCGCCGTGTCCTCAATCACGAGAACCGTCTCCGCTCCGCTGCACAGTTTCTTCACATCTCCGAATCTCGCGATGACATCCCCCTGCACCAGCTTGATTCTAGGGTGCCTCGGAACCGTCTCGTGCAGCATCGCGAAGCTCTTGTCCACACCTACGACGAAGCCCTTCCCGATGCTCTGGCACGTGTCAGCAAGCCACAGTGTTGCCCCGCCCCTGGATACACCCAGCTCGACGACAGCGTTTGGCCGAAGCTCGTACATGATCTCTCGATACGTCCACAAGTCGAACGGGTTCTTGAGTGCCACGACTCCATTGTACGCCATGAGACCGGACATCAGGCGCTCCTGGACTTTAGCGAGAGCGTCGCGTACCTTCGCCTTCTGCATCCCTCGCAGGAGCTTCAGCATATCCTTTGCGCACGCCATGACCCACATGTCAGCAGGCACGCCCACCGACTTCAGTGGCCACGGATGGCGCGGTGTGAACAACTCTGCCTCGACAATCGGTAAAATCTCCGACACTGGCCTATCAAGCATGGCTTCCATGATTGGCATGATTCAACCCTTGAAATACGGGCTCGCTGGCGGAGCCCTGTGCCCATACGCGGAGACCTCCCCGATGTGCTTGCACATGCAGGGGTGAGCGTTGAAGATTGGGATCTTGTGCAGCGCACAGGCTCGGTTGATGCCCATATCCGCGTACCAGTCCAGTGCCCCGCCATAGACCGGCAACAGCATCTTCTCGCTAATCGTCATGGCAAATTGCGACGCGACAGCAGCAGGCATGCACAGACCATGGTTGGCGTAAAAAGCAGTCGGGTACTTCCACTTCATCAGGAGATCCTCTCCGAAGCCGGTGGCATCCACCCGATCAAAGTCTTCCAGTCGATACAAGTGATGCAGAGTTATCATCCACTTGTCGCACTTGCCCGACACGACGCGCACAAGCGCTTCCACTCGCTTGTACCAATCGCGAGCCAAAATCACGTCATCCTCGAATACGCACCCTGGCTCACCTGTCTCCGCGATCCACTTCAGAGCCCGCACCAAATTCAGGGTCAGCCTGATGCCTCCATGCGTCGCGTCCGCGAGTTCGATTGGAGGGGTCACGTGGACATACGTGCCTTCCGGGACTGATGGTACGATATGATGATCGACGAATACCCCCATGTTCGTGGCCTGAAAAGTCGGATCTTTCTCGACCA
Protein-coding sequences here:
- a CDS encoding CmcI family methyltransferase, which gives rise to MPIMEAMLDRPVSEILPIVEAELFTPRHPWPLKSVGVPADMWVMACAKDMLKLLRGMQKAKVRDALAKVQERLMSGLMAYNGVVALKNPFDLWTYREIMYELRPNAVVELGVSRGGATLWLADTCQSIGKGFVVGVDKSFAMLHETVPRHPRIKLVQGDVIARFGDVKKLCSGAETVLVIEDTAHTYEHTLSVMRTYGDVVTCGSYLIVEDTICHHGLNVGHSPGPYEAVAAFLAENKKFASDRDRERFCVTWNPTGFLKRENENARTELQ
- a CDS encoding class I SAM-dependent methyltransferase, which encodes MHAQSYNRLAEFAKKVPKHAVVLDVGAYDVNGNLRGLFGPKYIGFDIEKGPNVDIVEKEPFKIPLADASVDAVVSANSLEHVSMPWKLVLEMDRVLRPSGLLCISAAWAWGYHAYPTDCWRFSHDAYKVLFGEWMIENGRKSYVIVDNRIEGLDSFFEAIKP
- a CDS encoding YkgJ family cysteine cluster protein — encoded protein: MKKLKVLPPMTCDPGCGDCCGIVPVTETEFQRVARYAREHAVEPLRQRITCPWFQQGSCAVYPARPLPCRLFGHTPGLACPRGHSAFVWEREIQRMMRANGKPVKLLHDVFPDFRNGMALDMFIDQIQQAAQLYARDMKFAGGV
- a CDS encoding class I SAM-dependent methyltransferase → MGNEGWLYYRFFHEFIQRHGPARVVDIGTHMAGSAVHLACGNPQGHVYTMDPDPNSKNCVALLPVKNITAFTGTSMALADQIRRFGPFDIAVIDGEHHINHMYPEYVCYRSMVKDGGLIFFDDVNYDQFPSMRIAWDLIPDPKALLPTLHFSGFGVCKVDHSIHALELRAALRQRERRATA